In the Muricauda sp. MAR_2010_75 genome, one interval contains:
- a CDS encoding efflux RND transporter periplasmic adaptor subunit translates to MKTIKTTIAITITFLLLSCGNKTQQQASTPPPPALKVLNLKKQDITVYNTYPTTLEGKQNVEIRPKVSGFVQHIYVEEGQKVKKGQLLFKLETQTLTQDAKAAKSAVNVAQVEVDKLVPLVEKGIISNVQLETAKAQLQQAKSNYQSITANIGYSHIASPVDGYIGEIPYKEGALVSATMSKPLTMVSDISQVRAYFSMNEKELLEMKKQMVSENGSVTADVSPEVELVMINGETYPQKGKIAMINNLINGTTGSVTLRADFENPNTLLTSGSTGKIKIPSTYEDVWVIPQFATVDLQGSKMVYVLKEGDSVSTMPLNIVAQTDSEFIVADGFDQGTTIVSEGVSKLRDGQTINPVQ, encoded by the coding sequence ATGAAAACAATCAAAACGACTATAGCAATAACAATCACATTTCTATTGCTCTCTTGCGGAAACAAGACCCAGCAGCAAGCAAGTACACCACCTCCGCCCGCTTTAAAGGTGTTGAATCTTAAAAAACAGGACATCACGGTGTACAATACCTACCCCACCACCCTGGAAGGAAAGCAAAATGTGGAAATAAGGCCCAAAGTATCTGGTTTTGTGCAGCACATTTATGTAGAAGAAGGTCAAAAGGTCAAAAAAGGTCAGTTGCTTTTTAAGTTGGAAACCCAAACCTTGACCCAAGATGCCAAAGCGGCCAAGTCTGCCGTAAACGTGGCCCAAGTTGAAGTGGACAAACTGGTCCCCTTGGTAGAAAAAGGCATTATCAGCAATGTGCAATTGGAGACCGCCAAAGCTCAATTGCAACAGGCCAAGAGCAATTACCAAAGCATTACGGCAAATATTGGATATTCCCACATTGCGAGCCCGGTAGATGGATACATTGGTGAGATTCCCTACAAAGAAGGCGCTTTGGTAAGTGCCACCATGTCCAAACCTTTAACAATGGTTTCCGATATCAGCCAAGTACGTGCCTATTTTTCCATGAACGAGAAAGAACTTCTTGAAATGAAAAAACAAATGGTTTCGGAAAATGGCTCTGTTACTGCTGATGTAAGCCCCGAGGTGGAGTTGGTCATGATCAATGGAGAAACCTATCCGCAGAAAGGTAAAATTGCCATGATCAACAACCTCATCAATGGTACAACCGGAAGTGTGACTTTAAGGGCCGATTTTGAAAATCCAAATACCCTGTTGACCTCGGGAAGTACGGGAAAAATAAAAATTCCATCGACCTACGAAGACGTTTGGGTAATTCCCCAATTTGCCACCGTTGACCTTCAAGGAAGCAAGATGGTCTATGTATTAAAAGAAGGAGATTCCGTATCAACAATGCCTTTGAACATTGTGGCCCAAACGGATTCAGAGTTTATCGTGGCCGATGGTTTTGACCAAGGAACCACCATTGTCTCTGAAGGAGTTTCAAAACTTAGGGATGGACAGACCATCAACCCTGTCCAATAA
- a CDS encoding efflux RND transporter permease subunit, with protein MFQKFIDRPVLSTVISVIIVILGILGLTTLPVEQYPEIAPPTVQVTANYTGANAETVLKSVVVPLEEQINGVEGMTYMTSSASNDGAASISVFFELGVDPDIAAVNVQNRVARANSLLPQEVIQTGVNTQKAQNSALLFFSIFSENENYDGTFVENYAKINLVPRLQRIKGVGNVNVFGAKDYSMRIWISPDKMAAYNLVPADIQAALREQNREAATGKIGENAEGIFEYVMKYKGRLSEVEEYENIILKTTDNGGFLRLKDVAEIELGAFSYVRKNSGMGNPGVAVGVYQTAGSNAKEIIDEVEQILVESKADFPKGLDYVIPFNTKDFLDASIDHVVQTLIEAFILVFIVVFLFLQDFRSTLIPAIAVPVAIIGTFFFLQLFGYSINMLTLFAMILAIGIVVDDAIVVVEAVHAKLEQGGDSAKTATKTAMSEISGAIISITLVMSAVFIPVSFIQGSSGVFYQQFGITLAVAILISAVNALTLSPALAALFLKPHDPDKNHKSGLLKRFFRAFNVGFMAITNKYTNTVGTLVKRKWVTVAMLIGFSVLAIILFRTTPAGFVPDEDRGIIFVNVSMPPGTTIEKTEETIMQLDSIYESMDIVEARMSVAGFSLLNRVSAGSYAFSIMKLKDWSEREADSLSVNATMQRLRATSGQFKDAQIIYFTPPSIQGFGTNSGFEVQLQNKGTDDWLAINDVKNQFLGALNARPEIQYAISQFDPGFPQYDLEIDIEKIKMAGFSATDVFNALQGYYGGIYATDFNKFGKQYRVMIQAKPEDRANENSLNHIYVRNEDDESVAVSQFVNLKKIYGPEVVERFNLLSSVKISGVPNPGYSTGDAINAIEEVAAQVLPNSYSYDYSGLTREESNASSQTVLIFILSLVFVYFLLSAQYESYIVPLSVLLSLPIGLAGAILFINLAGLQNNIYFQIALIMLIGLLAKNAILIVEFALQRRRAGLSLFEAAADGARARLRPILMTSFAFIFGLMPLALSSGIGAIGNQSIGLSAVGGMFIGTIFGVFVIPVLFVVFQALQERISGKPEVTIEESNA; from the coding sequence ATGTTCCAAAAATTTATAGATCGTCCCGTACTTTCCACTGTGATATCAGTTATCATTGTGATTCTTGGTATTTTGGGACTTACCACTTTGCCCGTAGAACAATACCCAGAGATTGCGCCACCAACCGTTCAGGTTACCGCCAACTATACTGGGGCAAACGCCGAAACCGTATTAAAAAGTGTGGTGGTTCCTTTGGAAGAACAAATCAATGGTGTTGAAGGCATGACCTACATGACCTCATCCGCAAGTAACGATGGTGCGGCAAGCATCAGTGTCTTCTTTGAACTTGGGGTTGACCCAGATATTGCTGCAGTAAACGTACAAAACCGAGTGGCCAGGGCCAATAGCCTTTTGCCCCAAGAAGTAATCCAGACTGGGGTAAACACCCAAAAAGCACAGAACAGTGCCCTCCTTTTCTTCTCCATCTTCTCCGAAAATGAGAATTACGATGGCACCTTTGTAGAAAACTATGCCAAAATCAATTTGGTTCCCCGTTTACAGCGGATTAAAGGTGTTGGAAACGTGAACGTTTTTGGCGCCAAAGATTATTCCATGCGAATATGGATCTCTCCCGATAAAATGGCAGCCTACAATTTGGTACCGGCCGATATACAGGCTGCCTTAAGGGAGCAGAACCGTGAGGCGGCTACCGGAAAGATCGGGGAAAATGCGGAAGGCATCTTTGAGTATGTGATGAAATACAAGGGGCGACTTTCCGAGGTGGAGGAATATGAAAACATCATTCTAAAAACAACAGACAATGGAGGTTTTCTTCGCCTAAAGGATGTTGCAGAAATCGAATTGGGTGCTTTCAGTTACGTTCGAAAAAACTCAGGGATGGGAAATCCCGGTGTAGCCGTAGGTGTATACCAGACCGCGGGATCTAATGCGAAGGAAATCATTGATGAAGTCGAACAAATCTTGGTGGAAAGTAAAGCAGATTTTCCCAAAGGACTGGACTATGTCATCCCCTTTAACACCAAGGATTTTTTGGATGCTTCCATTGATCACGTAGTGCAAACCCTGATTGAGGCGTTTATTTTGGTATTCATTGTGGTGTTCCTATTTCTACAGGACTTTAGGTCCACTTTAATTCCGGCCATAGCCGTACCCGTGGCCATTATCGGAACCTTTTTCTTCCTGCAACTGTTTGGCTATTCCATCAATATGTTGACCCTTTTCGCCATGATCTTGGCCATTGGTATTGTGGTGGACGATGCCATTGTTGTGGTGGAAGCTGTCCATGCCAAGTTGGAACAAGGTGGTGATTCGGCTAAAACGGCTACAAAAACGGCCATGAGCGAAATATCCGGGGCCATCATTTCCATAACATTGGTGATGTCTGCCGTGTTTATTCCCGTATCCTTTATTCAGGGGTCTTCAGGGGTATTTTACCAACAGTTTGGTATTACACTGGCCGTGGCCATCCTAATTTCAGCAGTAAATGCTTTAACGTTGAGTCCTGCCTTGGCCGCGTTATTTCTAAAACCACACGACCCCGATAAAAACCATAAATCAGGATTGTTGAAACGCTTTTTCAGAGCCTTCAATGTTGGCTTTATGGCCATCACCAACAAATACACCAATACCGTGGGAACTTTGGTGAAACGAAAGTGGGTCACGGTGGCCATGTTGATCGGGTTTAGCGTATTGGCCATTATTCTTTTTAGGACCACCCCTGCAGGGTTTGTTCCAGATGAGGACCGGGGTATCATTTTTGTCAATGTAAGCATGCCTCCCGGAACCACCATTGAAAAGACCGAAGAAACCATCATGCAGTTAGATTCTATCTATGAATCCATGGACATTGTGGAAGCTCGAATGAGTGTGGCCGGGTTCAGTTTGCTGAACCGGGTAAGTGCCGGCTCCTATGCCTTTTCCATTATGAAATTGAAGGACTGGAGCGAACGGGAAGCCGATTCGCTATCCGTGAATGCCACTATGCAAAGGCTAAGAGCCACTTCAGGACAATTTAAGGATGCTCAGATCATTTACTTTACGCCGCCCAGTATTCAAGGTTTCGGAACCAATTCCGGGTTTGAAGTACAATTGCAAAACAAAGGGACTGATGATTGGTTGGCCATCAATGATGTGAAAAATCAGTTCTTGGGAGCTTTGAATGCACGACCCGAAATTCAATATGCCATTTCCCAATTTGATCCTGGATTTCCACAATACGATTTGGAAATCGATATAGAAAAAATAAAAATGGCCGGTTTCTCTGCCACCGATGTGTTCAATGCTCTCCAAGGCTATTATGGAGGAATTTATGCCACGGATTTCAACAAGTTTGGAAAACAATACCGTGTCATGATCCAAGCTAAGCCAGAAGATCGTGCCAACGAAAATTCCTTGAACCATATTTATGTGCGAAACGAGGATGATGAATCCGTTGCTGTAAGCCAATTCGTAAATCTGAAAAAGATTTATGGTCCCGAGGTAGTGGAACGGTTCAACCTGTTGAGTTCAGTAAAAATAAGTGGTGTGCCCAACCCTGGGTACAGTACCGGGGATGCCATAAATGCCATTGAGGAAGTGGCTGCGCAAGTATTGCCCAATTCCTATAGCTATGACTATTCTGGACTTACCCGAGAGGAAAGCAATGCCAGTTCACAGACCGTGCTTATTTTTATTTTGAGCCTTGTTTTTGTGTACTTCTTGCTCAGTGCGCAGTATGAAAGTTACATTGTGCCCCTTTCGGTACTGCTTTCATTACCAATTGGACTTGCAGGCGCCATTCTTTTTATAAATCTAGCAGGGTTGCAGAACAACATCTATTTCCAGATTGCATTGATCATGTTGATTGGACTATTGGCCAAAAATGCCATTTTGATTGTGGAGTTTGCCTTGCAAAGAAGGAGAGCCGGATTATCATTATTTGAGGCTGCTGCGGATGGTGCCCGGGCAAGGCTTCGACCCATCTTGATGACTTCTTTTGCCTTCATCTTTGGTTTGATGCCATTGGCCCTGTCCTCTGGAATCGGCGCCATTGGAAACCAGTCCATTGGGCTGAGTGCCGTTGGAGGTATGTTTATCGGAACTATTTTTGGAGTGTTTGTGATACCCGTGCTATTTGTGGTCTTTCAAGCCCTTCAAGAACGCATTTCAGGAAAACCGGAAGTAACCATTGAAGAAAGTAATGCCTAA
- a CDS encoding efflux transporter outer membrane subunit gives MKIQPIYKFILLLSAPLLLQSCFVAKNYDRPEVETESLYRTDNLPQDSVSMANVSWRDLFNDEQLKSYIEQGLENNLDIRIALQSVTAAEAYVKQGKAGYFPTLSGTASFTRTKNSRNSQFGSFFTSALEQYELSGALSWEADVWGKIRSNKRASGASYLQSVAAHQAVKTDLVAAIANTYYQLMALDKQREIAEQALEARKSSLETTIALKDAGQVTEVAVKQTEAQVHTTEIILIDLENNIKLLENAFCILLSEPPHEVQRGSLENQSIKSDLQTGVPYLLLANRPDVMQAEYGLINAFELTNVAQSSLYPSLRLTAAGGFQSLEFDNWLDASSLFSQLVGSLTQPILNGRRLRTQMEVAKAQQEQALLSYKKALLTAGREVSDALYTYNAETQKLEARSKELEAYSTAEDYSEELLNNGLANYLEVLTARQNALNSELSYVDSQYGQLNAMVELYRALGGGWR, from the coding sequence ATGAAAATTCAACCCATATATAAATTCATTTTGTTGCTCTCAGCACCTTTGTTGTTACAGTCCTGCTTTGTGGCTAAAAACTATGATCGGCCCGAAGTGGAAACAGAAAGTTTATACCGTACGGACAATCTACCCCAAGATAGTGTCTCCATGGCCAATGTTTCGTGGCGGGACCTGTTTAATGACGAACAGCTGAAATCCTACATTGAGCAGGGACTGGAAAACAACTTGGACATCCGAATTGCCCTCCAGAGCGTTACAGCTGCCGAAGCTTATGTAAAACAGGGAAAGGCTGGGTATTTCCCAACCTTAAGTGGAACGGCAAGTTTTACCCGTACCAAAAACTCAAGAAACAGCCAATTTGGTAGCTTTTTTACCAGTGCCTTGGAACAATACGAACTCTCTGGTGCCCTTTCTTGGGAGGCTGATGTCTGGGGCAAGATTAGAAGCAACAAGCGCGCTTCGGGGGCGTCTTACCTGCAAAGTGTGGCTGCCCATCAAGCGGTAAAAACGGATTTGGTGGCTGCCATTGCAAACACTTATTATCAATTGATGGCCTTGGACAAACAACGGGAAATTGCAGAGCAAGCCTTGGAAGCGAGAAAAAGCAGCTTGGAAACCACAATTGCCCTTAAAGATGCAGGTCAGGTGACCGAAGTGGCCGTAAAACAGACCGAAGCCCAAGTGCATACCACTGAAATTATCCTCATTGATTTGGAAAACAACATTAAATTGTTGGAAAATGCATTTTGCATTTTGCTGAGTGAACCTCCACATGAAGTACAACGCGGAAGTTTAGAAAATCAATCCATCAAAAGTGATTTGCAAACTGGTGTTCCCTACCTACTCTTGGCAAATCGTCCAGATGTGATGCAAGCTGAATACGGATTGATCAACGCCTTTGAACTGACCAATGTAGCCCAAAGCAGTCTATATCCTTCATTGCGTCTTACAGCTGCAGGTGGGTTTCAAAGTTTGGAGTTCGACAATTGGTTGGATGCAAGCTCCCTCTTTTCCCAACTGGTGGGTTCACTCACCCAACCAATTCTTAATGGAAGAAGACTGCGTACCCAAATGGAAGTGGCCAAGGCACAACAGGAACAAGCACTTTTGTCGTACAAAAAAGCCTTGCTCACAGCAGGAAGGGAAGTTTCAGACGCCTTGTACACCTATAATGCTGAAACTCAAAAATTGGAAGCCCGTTCCAAAGAATTGGAAGCTTATTCCACGGCAGAGGACTATTCAGAGGAATTGCTGAACAATGGTCTTGCCAATTATTTGGAAGTACTTACGGCTAGACAAAATGCCCTGAATTCTGAATTGAGTTATGTGGATTCACAGTATGGGCAGTTGAATGCGATGGTCGAATTGTATCGCGCTTTGGGCGGTGGATGGAGATAA
- a CDS encoding TetR/AcrR family transcriptional regulator has product MDSREDLLAFAITNFTKFGSKRFSMDELAHSIGISKKTIYKHFDSKEELVTESLLYLLQNVRESIDNYIGENPNEKNPLNTIVFIYRLGLTHLQVISPSFFYGLNKYYPKASKAYANFRSDIVWRIVFPLLEKAQKLGQVRPKVNVALMCKLFLYRMEDIVYANTNLFEEYSIQELLDHIVVNSLRGIMTVEYLQICTLEK; this is encoded by the coding sequence GTGGATAGCAGAGAAGACTTACTGGCATTTGCCATAACCAATTTTACCAAATTTGGGAGCAAGCGCTTTTCCATGGACGAATTGGCCCATAGTATTGGTATCTCAAAAAAGACCATTTACAAGCACTTCGACAGCAAGGAAGAATTGGTTACGGAAAGTCTTTTATACCTTTTACAAAATGTCCGCGAAAGCATTGATAACTATATCGGTGAAAATCCCAATGAAAAAAATCCCTTAAATACCATTGTATTTATCTATAGATTGGGCTTGACCCACTTGCAGGTAATCAGTCCATCATTTTTTTACGGACTCAATAAATATTATCCAAAAGCCTCCAAGGCTTATGCTAATTTTCGTTCAGATATAGTTTGGCGTATTGTGTTTCCCCTTCTGGAGAAAGCCCAAAAATTGGGTCAAGTACGGCCAAAAGTCAATGTAGCGCTAATGTGCAAGCTTTTTTTGTATCGGATGGAAGACATCGTCTACGCCAACACCAATCTTTTTGAAGAATATAGCATTCAGGAGTTGTTGGATCATATTGTAGTGAACAGTTTACGCGGAATTATGACCGTGGAATATCTTCAGATTTGCACCTTGGAAAAATAA
- a CDS encoding histidinol-phosphate transaminase, which produces MGTTNINRRDWLRKSMLTAGGAIALPYIGLAETPRAPLQLDNNGNAVYSPFFKEFLPKPDSMFPDLAAKLNANENPYGPSPMALEAFKNAAPGGNRYAWKELFQLVDKIADFEGVESKNIMMGPGSSDLLEKTAMVLFMDGGNVVSADPAYMSLIRVAESVGATWKPVPLKDDWSHDLKAMEAAVDSDTKLVYICNPNNPTGTMTDHEELVDFCSRVSEKVPVFVDEAYLWFLDEGAKKSMVSLINEGKDVIIARTFSKIHGMAGLRVGYIVAQESTLAKLENITRGGMGISYPSVYAAMAAMDDTEFIDSSRTLNAECREYVYQSLDQMGFSYVPSHTSFLIFPIEMDGNAFLDKMTQLKVGVRAFEFMDKTWCRVSMGTMDEMKLFTDAINKVLI; this is translated from the coding sequence ATGGGAACAACTAACATCAACAGAAGGGATTGGTTACGCAAAAGTATGCTCACAGCGGGTGGGGCCATCGCCTTGCCATACATTGGTCTTGCGGAAACACCGCGGGCTCCTTTGCAATTGGATAATAATGGAAATGCGGTGTATAGCCCATTTTTTAAAGAGTTTTTACCAAAGCCCGATTCCATGTTCCCTGATTTGGCTGCCAAATTGAATGCAAATGAAAATCCCTATGGGCCATCTCCCATGGCTTTGGAGGCATTTAAAAATGCGGCACCTGGAGGAAACAGATATGCCTGGAAGGAATTGTTTCAGCTCGTTGACAAGATAGCCGACTTTGAAGGTGTGGAAAGCAAAAATATTATGATGGGGCCAGGGTCTTCTGACCTTTTGGAAAAAACGGCCATGGTTTTGTTCATGGACGGTGGAAACGTGGTTTCCGCTGATCCTGCTTATATGTCCCTGATTCGAGTGGCTGAGTCTGTAGGTGCTACCTGGAAGCCCGTCCCCCTGAAAGATGATTGGTCACATGACCTTAAGGCCATGGAGGCCGCTGTGGATTCAGATACAAAACTGGTTTATATCTGTAATCCCAATAACCCTACAGGAACTATGACAGACCATGAAGAACTTGTGGATTTCTGTTCCAGGGTTTCAGAAAAAGTTCCTGTTTTTGTGGATGAAGCCTATCTCTGGTTCTTGGATGAAGGTGCAAAAAAGAGTATGGTTTCCTTGATCAATGAGGGGAAGGATGTTATTATTGCAAGAACTTTTTCGAAAATTCATGGTATGGCTGGCCTGCGTGTAGGTTATATCGTAGCACAAGAATCCACCTTGGCAAAACTTGAAAATATAACCCGTGGCGGTATGGGAATTTCCTATCCATCAGTATATGCCGCAATGGCTGCAATGGATGACACCGAGTTCATCGATTCATCCCGTACCTTGAATGCAGAATGCAGGGAATATGTCTACCAAAGTCTAGATCAAATGGGCTTTTCCTATGTTCCTTCCCATACCAGTTTTCTCATTTTCCCCATCGAAATGGATGGTAATGCATTTTTGGACAAAATGACCCAATTAAAAGTCGGTGTCCGAGCCTTTGAGTTCATGGATAAAACATGGTGTCGGGTAAGTATGGGCACTATGGACGAAATGAAATTGTTCACCGACGCCATCAATAAGGTATTGATATAG